AGAAAAATCCGTGTGCGATGCTGTGTTTTCCGGCATTGATCGTCTCCTAAGACGAAACGACCGGATGCTCCACTAACGCAAGCTTGTGATTTTTTGCGGCAGATTTATTGCCAATCAAGAAGCCAGTCCGAAGTACAGCATCACGACTCCAAACGAATCCACTAATCCATGTGCCAGAATGCTGGCCCAGAGATTGCGGCCTGAGAATAGATAGGCTATACCAAACATCAAACCTGCAAAGCCGGAATCCACCATTCCCGCAGGCCCTTTGTAATAATGTCCAATCCCGAATAGAACGGAGACCAAGATCATTCCCGCCCAATAGGCAACCTTGGTTCGTTGACCTAGGTCGGCGGCGCGGGTGAGCAAATAGCCGCGATAGACGATCTCTTCGCCGAACGCGGCGAAGCTCCAGACGATAGCCAACCAGCGCAGCGCCTCCAGCGGGTTGCCTGTGATCGCATCAACCCCGGCGGGAGCTACTGCCGGAGGCCAGATTCGCTCGGTGAGCGGGTCAATGACAATTGCGGCAAGCGCAATTCTCAACGCCGCCGCGCCCAGCGCAATCAGAATCACGCGCTTCCAGGAATCGGGTCGCTTGAACCCCAACGCCGAAAATCCGCCATTGCGCAGGCGCACCGATAACAGCCCCAGCACGACGAGAATCGGCACTTCGTTCGGAATTACATGGAAAACGTTGTACCCAATCACAATGGCAGCGCCCAGCGCAAGTTCAAAGCCACTCAACAGACGCGAATCCGGGAGGTAAGGCTTCACACGCTGGTTTGAGGATATAAAACCCATACAATCACTCCTATGATGAGAATCTACTTCTGCATTTCTTTAATTCCTTGTCGGAGGTTTTCAACAAGCACGAGAGCAATTACACTTTGGCATCACTGAGACCGGGAGTTTGATGAAATTCAAACGCGCTCAACATCCAAAACCAAAAACGCCATTAAGAGGAAACCTAACCCTATTACACTGAAAGCCTGTGAGTTGTAGGAATCAAATTCCCAATATTATTGGCGAACGGCAGTAAATGTTCCGCTTTTCATTACATAACCGGTTGGGGAACTCTCATCAACTTGATCGGTGATAATCACCAAGTTGCCGATTATAGAATTCTCTCCCACCTTCATTCCCCGCAAAATGATTGTCGAAGGTCCGCTGGTAAACTGTGCCGGAAAAACCGGTCCTGCAAACTCCCAACTCACTTTTAATTCGGTGGCGGTCTCTTGATACGCCAAAGGTCCGCCGCTAATTTCAGTGCCGCCGATTCCCCTTCCATTTTTTTGAAATATCATGGGTGTTGTTAAACCCGCCGACTCATTAGGTCTCATAGTGAATAACCATTGCCCCTTAGACTTCGCGCCTGTCTCCGGCAGATTTAGAAGGAATACAATGAAAAGAGGCATTACTACTATTCCTATAAGAAGAACTTGATTTACATTTTTTTGCTTCATCGTTATTCTCCGATGCCTGCTTCCAGATTTCGCGTGAGTGCTAGTTTTCTTTTCAGAACGCCAGTTGGCTCGGCTTAGGGTCATGAGTGAGCCGATTGCGCGAGTGAAAACTACCGGCTCAAGTGGAGTGTAAAACTCCCCCCGCTTCTTACGATAACCTTGAGAGCTATTTCACAATGCAAAAGCATGAAGTTGCCAGTTGGTCTTGCAGCCCTTTTGAATTGAGAACTCACCTTGTAGCTGGCATATTGGTGGCAGGCTTGATTTGTCCTCGATGGCACGTCGTGCAATTGATGGAGCCTTTTCCAATAGTTTGTTTCAATTCCTCATTGACCTTGCCCATGAACTGCCACATTTTGCGCGTCGTCTGTTTCGCTTCTTTATCATCTTTTTCCCATTGGTCAGGAATATGACAATGCGCGCAGTCGACGCCAAGCGAGGTATTAAACGCCACTTCCATTACCCGCAGGAGGCGTCCGGCAGGCATACCTTTGAACAGTTGAATATTTTTGAAAACCTGTTCAGCGGGTTTATTTTCTTGCCCGGCAATCTGCTTTTCAAGCGCCGTTATCAACGGATTCTTGGCGTTTTGAGTCCCGCCAGCCTGCGTTGCCTGCATTTCAGCAATAAACCGATCCTCTCGATAGTTATTCATCGCCGCAGAAGCGTCGGTGATGATTGCTTGATTGTTCAGCAAAAAGAGGCATACCAAAACGAGCAAAAGCCCGGTGAGTGTGCGGTTAATAGTATTTTTTTGCATTGTATAATCTCCTCAAGATTTAAATTGTTCGGTTTCAGTGGGGGAGACAGTTCCGTCGAAATGTCGTCGCCTGTTGACTTCTACGAATTTTAAGCAACAGAATTTTGTCGGGAAAAATGCCTCTGCCAGAAGCCGGTTTCCTTCTACCACAAGGGATGTAACCTTCTCTCGCATCATACGAATCCCTCTTTGTTTGCAAAGTAATGTTAAGTTTTCGTCAGCACTAATCTAGCGGCGCGCGCTTGACTCCGCCATTCAATTGGGATGGAGTGCAAGCTTTAAGGGGCAATTTGCCGAAATTATGGGACAGTTGTTTGGACTCAGTATGGCTTATCGAACCAATTAACTCGCGTTCAACTAAAATCTGCCCCTTCAAAGAAAAAAGTTCGAGTAATGAGCGAAAAAACGAGGGTGTCTCATCTCCTAAGCAAGAAGGCGATGAGCAAAACCTAAAGCAAATCTCGCTACTCGTTAATTCAACTAAGCGATGGGAATGAAATAAATGTGCCTTGTCAGTTGTCTCTCAGGTTTTCCAAAGCAGGCTTAGGGATTCCTAATCCCAGCAAAAATTCACGACACATAGTCCACAACTGTTTCTCCTCACGGATAACTTTGGAAATCGTATTCAATCCAATAAGAAAGGCAACGAAAGTTCTTGCAGCCGTGTTTACGTCTGCAAGAGGTTCAACCTCCCCTTGATGAATAGCTTGTTGCAGCAACTGTTCAAGCACTGTCACTTGAGTTTCTACAAGTTCCTCAAGCATTGGACCTATAGAATTTTCGACGCCAACCAATTCCGCGATACTATTGCAAACCAAACAGCCGCGCGCTTCTGCGTCAGCGGCTCGAACCTGGCATATCTTGCGCATAACCCTAACTAACACAGGGATGACAGGCTGACCTGTTTCCAGTTTACTGAGCGGCACATCAGGTGTTTGTGTTGCATAAAGTTGAAGCGCCTCACTGAACAGGCTTTCACGACTTCCGAAACTGTTATAAAAACTCGAACGCTGAATTCCCATTGCATCAGCTAAGTCTTTTGCTGAAACAGCTAGAAATCCCTTTCTCCAGAACAGATTCATTGCTGCCTCGACGGCTTCTTCACGTACAAAACCCACCGGTCGCCCGGTTCTGTTTTGCAAAGACTCACTCACCTTTTCATCCACTACACCACCTCCAAAATAATATCTGGACAATATTGTCTAAAAAATACTGGACACAAATGTACAAAACTGGTATCTTCCTGTCAAGTTCTGTTCAAGCTTGTCCAAAACTAGAATTTGTCGCCTCAGATGGTGACTAATCCAAATTATTTCTAGGAGAAATCGAAATGATCTTTCAAATCCATGATCTAAACACTGCTCCCGCTGGTTCAAGGGAGACCTTGTCAATGATTGCACAGAACTACGGATTTTTACCCAACCTCGCAGGGGTCTTCGCGGAGTCTCCGGCGGTGCTCAGGGGTTTGCTGGGAACTATCAGCGCATTCGATGCCAAAGAGATGACACTGTCGCCAATTGAGCGACAAGTCGTCTTGCTTGCTGTATCAGTGAAAAACCGGTGTGAGTACTGTACGGCAGCTCACAGTATGTTAACCAATAAGCTTGGCATCGACCGGAATGAAATCGAAAACCTGCAACAGGGGCGGCGATTGACTGACCAGCGGTTGGAAATTCTGCGTCACTTTGCAGAAGAAATTCTCGACCGCCGCGGTTTAGTAACCGACAGTGAGCTTGAACTGTTCCTCAACTCCGGGTTCACTAAGGCACAGATTCTCGAAGTGATTTTTGGCATAGCGATTAAGACCTTGACCAACTATGCCAACCACATTGCTAATCCGCCTGTGAATGAGCAGTTCGCAGGATTCCAACCCAATTGGGCTAATGCTGAAGTGCGTTTTCTTTGAGCGCAGAGGCATAAGCAATTTTGTTCCGACCTAATTGAGCTAATGCTGAATTCACAACAGAAACTAATCAAGGACGTTGACTTACAGGGGAAACAGTCCAAAGTTTCGGGTATCAGCAGCATACTGAAACACGGTTGATGCC
This is a stretch of genomic DNA from Acidobacteriota bacterium. It encodes these proteins:
- a CDS encoding CPBP family intramembrane glutamic endopeptidase is translated as MGFISSNQRVKPYLPDSRLLSGFELALGAAIVIGYNVFHVIPNEVPILVVLGLLSVRLRNGGFSALGFKRPDSWKRVILIALGAAALRIALAAIVIDPLTERIWPPAVAPAGVDAITGNPLEALRWLAIVWSFAAFGEEIVYRGYLLTRAADLGQRTKVAYWAGMILVSVLFGIGHYYKGPAGMVDSGFAGLMFGIAYLFSGRNLWASILAHGLVDSFGVVMLYFGLAS
- a CDS encoding carboxymuconolactone decarboxylase family protein, with product MIFQIHDLNTAPAGSRETLSMIAQNYGFLPNLAGVFAESPAVLRGLLGTISAFDAKEMTLSPIERQVVLLAVSVKNRCEYCTAAHSMLTNKLGIDRNEIENLQQGRRLTDQRLEILRHFAEEILDRRGLVTDSELELFLNSGFTKAQILEVIFGIAIKTLTNYANHIANPPVNEQFAGFQPNWANAEVRFL
- a CDS encoding TetR/AcrR family transcriptional regulator: MDEKVSESLQNRTGRPVGFVREEAVEAAMNLFWRKGFLAVSAKDLADAMGIQRSSFYNSFGSRESLFSEALQLYATQTPDVPLSKLETGQPVIPVLVRVMRKICQVRAADAEARGCLVCNSIAELVGVENSIGPMLEELVETQVTVLEQLLQQAIHQGEVEPLADVNTAARTFVAFLIGLNTISKVIREEKQLWTMCREFLLGLGIPKPALENLRDN
- a CDS encoding photosynthetic reaction center cytochrome c subunit family protein, giving the protein MQKNTINRTLTGLLLVLVCLFLLNNQAIITDASAAMNNYREDRFIAEMQATQAGGTQNAKNPLITALEKQIAGQENKPAEQVFKNIQLFKGMPAGRLLRVMEVAFNTSLGVDCAHCHIPDQWEKDDKEAKQTTRKMWQFMGKVNEELKQTIGKGSINCTTCHRGQIKPATNMPATR